The following proteins are encoded in a genomic region of Cricetulus griseus strain 17A/GY chromosome 7, alternate assembly CriGri-PICRH-1.0, whole genome shotgun sequence:
- the Atp5me gene encoding ATP synthase subunit e, mitochondrial, translating into MVPPVQVSPLIKLGRYSALVLGMAYGAKRYSYLKPRAEEERRVAAEEKKRLDELKRIERELAEGDTILK; encoded by the exons ATGGTACCCCCGGTTCAGGTCTCTCCGCTGATCAAG CTCGGCCGATACTCAGCCCTGGTCCTCGGCATGGCCTACGGCGCTAAACGCTACA gttACCTAAAACCCcgggcagaagaggagaggagggtggcagcggaggaaaagaagagactaGATGAGCTGAAGCGGATCGAGAGAGAACTGGCAGAAG GTGACACCATACTCAAGTGA